A single Rhinolophus ferrumequinum isolate MPI-CBG mRhiFer1 chromosome 12, mRhiFer1_v1.p, whole genome shotgun sequence DNA region contains:
- the CD274 gene encoding programmed cell death 1 ligand 1 isoform X5 — MHSIKQKYLEVKGKKRKLSADSSGSGFSPTNPHSPPRGGRGKFVIHVNAAGSFSDRSHRLSDPSLRASLPAAGHFRKMRIFSGFTFMAYCHLLKARYREINQKISVDPVTSEHELTCQAEGYPEAEVIWTSRDHQQLSGETTITNSKRKEKLLNVTSTLRINTTANEIFYCTFRGSSPEENSTAELVIPERPTAPANTRTHLAIVGAIPLLLVALTVIFCLKRDVRMMDVEKCGTQDVNLKKQNDTQFEET; from the exons caGAAATACTTGGAGGTTAAAGGTAAGAAGAGGAAGCTGTCAGCCGACTCATCAGGATCCGGATTCTCCCCCAccaacccccactccccaccccgaGGTGGGCGGGGCAAGTTCGTAATTCATGTGAACGCTGCGGGCTCATTCAGTGATCGCAGCCACCGGCTCAGCGACCCCAGTCTCCGCGCGAGTCTCCCCGCCGCAG gtcatttcagaaaaatgaggatatttaGTGGCTTTACATTCATGGCCTACTGTCATTTGCTGAAAG CCCGATACCGCGAAATCAACCAGAAAATTTCTGTGGATCCAGTCACCTCTGAACATGAACTAACATGTCAGGCTGAGGGTTACCCGGAGGCTGAAGTCATCTGGACAAGCAGAGACCACCAACAACTGAGTGGCGAAACCACCATCACCAATTCCAAGAGAAAGGAGAAACTTCTGAATGTAACCAGCACACTTAGAATCAACACAACAGCTAACGAGATTTTCTACTGCACTTTTCGGGGATCAAGTCCTGAGGAAAACAGTACAGCTGAGTTGGTCATCCCAG aACGACCTACAGCTCCAGCAAATACAAGGACTCACTTGGCAATTGTGGGAGCCATCCCGTTGTTACTTGTAGCCCTGACAGTCATCTTCTGCCTAAAAAGAGATG tgagaATGATGGATGTGGAAAAATGTGGCACTCAAGACGTtaatttgaagaaacaaaatg ATACACAATTTGAGGAGACGTAA
- the CD274 gene encoding programmed cell death 1 ligand 1 isoform X2, with protein MHSIKKYLEVKGKKRKLSADSSGSGFSPTNPHSPPRGGRGKFVIHVNAAGSFSDRSHRLSDPSLRASLPAAGHFRKMRIFSGFTFMAYCHLLKAFTITVNKDLYVVEYGSNVTMECRFPVEKQLDLSALIVYWEMEDKKIIQFVNGKEDLKVQHSSYSQRAQLMKDQLSLGKAALQITDVKLQDAGVYRCLISYGGADYKRITLKVNARYREINQKISVDPVTSEHELTCQAEGYPEAEVIWTSRDHQQLSGETTITNSKRKEKLLNVTSTLRINTTANEIFYCTFRGSSPEENSTAELVIPERPTAPANTRTHLAIVGAIPLLLVALTVIFCLKRDVRMMDVEKCGTQDVNLKKQNDTQFEET; from the exons AAATACTTGGAGGTTAAAGGTAAGAAGAGGAAGCTGTCAGCCGACTCATCAGGATCCGGATTCTCCCCCAccaacccccactccccaccccgaGGTGGGCGGGGCAAGTTCGTAATTCATGTGAACGCTGCGGGCTCATTCAGTGATCGCAGCCACCGGCTCAGCGACCCCAGTCTCCGCGCGAGTCTCCCCGCCGCAG gtcatttcagaaaaatgaggatatttaGTGGCTTTACATTCATGGCCTACTGTCATTTGCTGAAAG CATTTACTATCACAGTTAACAAGGACCTCTATGTGGTAGAGTATGGCAGCAATGTGACAATGGAATGCAGATTCCCAGTAGAAAAGCAATTAGACCTGTCTGCATTAATTGTCTACTGGGAAATGGaggataaaaaaattattcaatttgTAAATGGGAAGGAAGACCTGAAGGTTCAGCACAGTAGCTACAGCCAGAGGGCCCAGCTGATGAAAGACCAGCTCTCCTTGGGAAAGGCTGCACTTCAGATCACAGATGTGAAATTGCAGGATGCAGGCGTTTACCGCTGCTTGATCAGCTATGGAGGTGCCGACTACAAGCGGATTACTTTGAAAGTCAATG CCCGATACCGCGAAATCAACCAGAAAATTTCTGTGGATCCAGTCACCTCTGAACATGAACTAACATGTCAGGCTGAGGGTTACCCGGAGGCTGAAGTCATCTGGACAAGCAGAGACCACCAACAACTGAGTGGCGAAACCACCATCACCAATTCCAAGAGAAAGGAGAAACTTCTGAATGTAACCAGCACACTTAGAATCAACACAACAGCTAACGAGATTTTCTACTGCACTTTTCGGGGATCAAGTCCTGAGGAAAACAGTACAGCTGAGTTGGTCATCCCAG aACGACCTACAGCTCCAGCAAATACAAGGACTCACTTGGCAATTGTGGGAGCCATCCCGTTGTTACTTGTAGCCCTGACAGTCATCTTCTGCCTAAAAAGAGATG tgagaATGATGGATGTGGAAAAATGTGGCACTCAAGACGTtaatttgaagaaacaaaatg ATACACAATTTGAGGAGACGTAA
- the CD274 gene encoding programmed cell death 1 ligand 1 isoform X1: MHSIKQKYLEVKGKKRKLSADSSGSGFSPTNPHSPPRGGRGKFVIHVNAAGSFSDRSHRLSDPSLRASLPAAGHFRKMRIFSGFTFMAYCHLLKAFTITVNKDLYVVEYGSNVTMECRFPVEKQLDLSALIVYWEMEDKKIIQFVNGKEDLKVQHSSYSQRAQLMKDQLSLGKAALQITDVKLQDAGVYRCLISYGGADYKRITLKVNARYREINQKISVDPVTSEHELTCQAEGYPEAEVIWTSRDHQQLSGETTITNSKRKEKLLNVTSTLRINTTANEIFYCTFRGSSPEENSTAELVIPERPTAPANTRTHLAIVGAIPLLLVALTVIFCLKRDVRMMDVEKCGTQDVNLKKQNDTQFEET; this comes from the exons caGAAATACTTGGAGGTTAAAGGTAAGAAGAGGAAGCTGTCAGCCGACTCATCAGGATCCGGATTCTCCCCCAccaacccccactccccaccccgaGGTGGGCGGGGCAAGTTCGTAATTCATGTGAACGCTGCGGGCTCATTCAGTGATCGCAGCCACCGGCTCAGCGACCCCAGTCTCCGCGCGAGTCTCCCCGCCGCAG gtcatttcagaaaaatgaggatatttaGTGGCTTTACATTCATGGCCTACTGTCATTTGCTGAAAG CATTTACTATCACAGTTAACAAGGACCTCTATGTGGTAGAGTATGGCAGCAATGTGACAATGGAATGCAGATTCCCAGTAGAAAAGCAATTAGACCTGTCTGCATTAATTGTCTACTGGGAAATGGaggataaaaaaattattcaatttgTAAATGGGAAGGAAGACCTGAAGGTTCAGCACAGTAGCTACAGCCAGAGGGCCCAGCTGATGAAAGACCAGCTCTCCTTGGGAAAGGCTGCACTTCAGATCACAGATGTGAAATTGCAGGATGCAGGCGTTTACCGCTGCTTGATCAGCTATGGAGGTGCCGACTACAAGCGGATTACTTTGAAAGTCAATG CCCGATACCGCGAAATCAACCAGAAAATTTCTGTGGATCCAGTCACCTCTGAACATGAACTAACATGTCAGGCTGAGGGTTACCCGGAGGCTGAAGTCATCTGGACAAGCAGAGACCACCAACAACTGAGTGGCGAAACCACCATCACCAATTCCAAGAGAAAGGAGAAACTTCTGAATGTAACCAGCACACTTAGAATCAACACAACAGCTAACGAGATTTTCTACTGCACTTTTCGGGGATCAAGTCCTGAGGAAAACAGTACAGCTGAGTTGGTCATCCCAG aACGACCTACAGCTCCAGCAAATACAAGGACTCACTTGGCAATTGTGGGAGCCATCCCGTTGTTACTTGTAGCCCTGACAGTCATCTTCTGCCTAAAAAGAGATG tgagaATGATGGATGTGGAAAAATGTGGCACTCAAGACGTtaatttgaagaaacaaaatg ATACACAATTTGAGGAGACGTAA
- the CD274 gene encoding programmed cell death 1 ligand 1 isoform X4: MRIFSGFTFMAYCHLLKAFTITVNKDLYVVEYGSNVTMECRFPVEKQLDLSALIVYWEMEDKKIIQFVNGKEDLKVQHSSYSQRAQLMKDQLSLGKAALQITDVKLQDAGVYRCLISYGGADYKRITLKVNARYREINQKISVDPVTSEHELTCQAEGYPEAEVIWTSRDHQQLSGETTITNSKRKEKLLNVTSTLRINTTANEIFYCTFRGSSPEENSTAELVIPERPTAPANTRTHLAIVGAIPLLLVALTVIFCLKRDVRMMDVEKCGTQDVNLKKQNDTQFEET; encoded by the exons atgaggatatttaGTGGCTTTACATTCATGGCCTACTGTCATTTGCTGAAAG CATTTACTATCACAGTTAACAAGGACCTCTATGTGGTAGAGTATGGCAGCAATGTGACAATGGAATGCAGATTCCCAGTAGAAAAGCAATTAGACCTGTCTGCATTAATTGTCTACTGGGAAATGGaggataaaaaaattattcaatttgTAAATGGGAAGGAAGACCTGAAGGTTCAGCACAGTAGCTACAGCCAGAGGGCCCAGCTGATGAAAGACCAGCTCTCCTTGGGAAAGGCTGCACTTCAGATCACAGATGTGAAATTGCAGGATGCAGGCGTTTACCGCTGCTTGATCAGCTATGGAGGTGCCGACTACAAGCGGATTACTTTGAAAGTCAATG CCCGATACCGCGAAATCAACCAGAAAATTTCTGTGGATCCAGTCACCTCTGAACATGAACTAACATGTCAGGCTGAGGGTTACCCGGAGGCTGAAGTCATCTGGACAAGCAGAGACCACCAACAACTGAGTGGCGAAACCACCATCACCAATTCCAAGAGAAAGGAGAAACTTCTGAATGTAACCAGCACACTTAGAATCAACACAACAGCTAACGAGATTTTCTACTGCACTTTTCGGGGATCAAGTCCTGAGGAAAACAGTACAGCTGAGTTGGTCATCCCAG aACGACCTACAGCTCCAGCAAATACAAGGACTCACTTGGCAATTGTGGGAGCCATCCCGTTGTTACTTGTAGCCCTGACAGTCATCTTCTGCCTAAAAAGAGATG tgagaATGATGGATGTGGAAAAATGTGGCACTCAAGACGTtaatttgaagaaacaaaatg ATACACAATTTGAGGAGACGTAA
- the CD274 gene encoding programmed cell death 1 ligand 1 isoform X3, translating to MHSIKQKYLEVKGKKRKLSADSSGSGFSPTNPHSPPRGGRGKFVIHVNAAGSFSDRSHRLSDPSLRASLPAAGHFRKMRIFSGFTFMAYCHLLKAFTITVNKDLYVVEYGSNVTMECRFPVEKQLDLSALIVYWEMEDKKIIQFVNGKEDLKVQHSSYSQRAQLMKDQLSLGKAALQITDVKLQDAGVYRCLISYGGADYKRITLKVNARYREINQKISVDPVTSEHELTCQAEGYPEAEVIWTSRDHQQLSGETTITNSKRKEKLLNVTSTLRINTTANEIFYCTFRGSSPEENSTAELVIPERPTAPANTRTHLAIVGAIPLLLVALTVIFCLKRDDTQFEET from the exons caGAAATACTTGGAGGTTAAAGGTAAGAAGAGGAAGCTGTCAGCCGACTCATCAGGATCCGGATTCTCCCCCAccaacccccactccccaccccgaGGTGGGCGGGGCAAGTTCGTAATTCATGTGAACGCTGCGGGCTCATTCAGTGATCGCAGCCACCGGCTCAGCGACCCCAGTCTCCGCGCGAGTCTCCCCGCCGCAG gtcatttcagaaaaatgaggatatttaGTGGCTTTACATTCATGGCCTACTGTCATTTGCTGAAAG CATTTACTATCACAGTTAACAAGGACCTCTATGTGGTAGAGTATGGCAGCAATGTGACAATGGAATGCAGATTCCCAGTAGAAAAGCAATTAGACCTGTCTGCATTAATTGTCTACTGGGAAATGGaggataaaaaaattattcaatttgTAAATGGGAAGGAAGACCTGAAGGTTCAGCACAGTAGCTACAGCCAGAGGGCCCAGCTGATGAAAGACCAGCTCTCCTTGGGAAAGGCTGCACTTCAGATCACAGATGTGAAATTGCAGGATGCAGGCGTTTACCGCTGCTTGATCAGCTATGGAGGTGCCGACTACAAGCGGATTACTTTGAAAGTCAATG CCCGATACCGCGAAATCAACCAGAAAATTTCTGTGGATCCAGTCACCTCTGAACATGAACTAACATGTCAGGCTGAGGGTTACCCGGAGGCTGAAGTCATCTGGACAAGCAGAGACCACCAACAACTGAGTGGCGAAACCACCATCACCAATTCCAAGAGAAAGGAGAAACTTCTGAATGTAACCAGCACACTTAGAATCAACACAACAGCTAACGAGATTTTCTACTGCACTTTTCGGGGATCAAGTCCTGAGGAAAACAGTACAGCTGAGTTGGTCATCCCAG aACGACCTACAGCTCCAGCAAATACAAGGACTCACTTGGCAATTGTGGGAGCCATCCCGTTGTTACTTGTAGCCCTGACAGTCATCTTCTGCCTAAAAAGAGATG ATACACAATTTGAGGAGACGTAA